In Anaerobacillus sp. CMMVII, a single window of DNA contains:
- a CDS encoding DNA repair protein RadA, translated as MKPKKLNEVQTSKSDRIITGISEFNRVMGGGIVRDSITILTAKPGAGKSTLLLQVAEDASLKGYKVLYASGEESESQIKNRADRILNRSMDNIWVVSDTSMDNVVSAINEVDPDLIIVDSIQTFTLEEYMPSRAGSPTQTMECANELTRIAKSSARPRAVLLVGQMNKNEEIAGLRALEHLVDTVLIIDGESGEELRGVTASKNRFGSTGETSFFSMTEDGMTPIENPSEYFMTQRESNMDVSGCALTVVREGTRPIIVEIESLVATTFTPYPSRISENLKREQLNTLISILEQRGGIELFNKNVVVKSTGGLQLREQSVNLAVIMSIVSSAKDKGISNDTLFIADIGLTGELKRVPSLETRLKEADRMGFKKAYVAKKSITKKLDLKNLEVIERNTLNDVITHVFEPRAKRGMPF; from the coding sequence GTGAAACCCAAAAAGCTCAACGAGGTACAAACGAGTAAGAGCGATAGAATTATCACTGGTATTAGTGAATTTAATCGAGTCATGGGCGGAGGAATTGTAAGAGACTCGATTACAATTCTTACTGCAAAGCCAGGAGCGGGAAAATCAACTTTGTTGCTACAAGTGGCTGAGGATGCATCTCTAAAGGGATATAAAGTTTTATATGCTTCGGGAGAAGAAAGTGAAAGCCAAATAAAAAATAGGGCGGATAGGATCCTTAATCGATCAATGGATAATATTTGGGTTGTGTCGGATACGAGTATGGATAATGTCGTATCGGCAATAAATGAGGTTGATCCAGATTTAATTATTGTTGATAGTATCCAGACATTTACTTTAGAAGAATATATGCCTTCTAGAGCCGGCTCTCCTACACAAACAATGGAGTGTGCCAATGAATTAACAAGGATTGCTAAAAGTAGCGCAAGACCTAGAGCAGTATTATTAGTTGGACAGATGAATAAAAATGAAGAGATAGCAGGTTTAAGAGCATTAGAACATCTTGTTGATACCGTATTAATCATTGATGGTGAGAGTGGCGAAGAACTCCGAGGAGTCACAGCTAGTAAAAATCGATTTGGAAGTACCGGAGAAACTTCATTTTTTTCAATGACAGAAGATGGAATGACACCAATAGAAAATCCATCTGAATATTTTATGACCCAAAGAGAAAGCAATATGGACGTTTCAGGTTGCGCGTTAACAGTAGTTCGAGAAGGTACTCGACCAATTATTGTGGAAATCGAAAGTTTAGTTGCAACAACGTTTACTCCATACCCATCAAGAATTAGTGAAAACTTAAAGAGAGAACAATTAAATACGTTAATATCAATTCTAGAACAAAGAGGCGGTATAGAGCTATTTAACAAGAATGTCGTTGTTAAATCGACGGGTGGATTACAATTAAGAGAACAATCTGTAAATCTTGCAGTGATTATGAGTATAGTATCCTCCGCAAAAGATAAAGGAATATCGAATGATACTTTGTTCATTGCCGACATTGGTTTAACAGGCGAATTAAAAAGAGTTCCATCATTAGAAACTAGGTTAAAAGAAGCAGATAGAATGGGTTTTAAAAAGGCGTACGTTGCGAAAAAGTCAATTACTAAAAAGCTTGATCTCAAAAACCTTGAGGTAATTGAGAGAAATACGTTGAATGATGTAATTACTCATGTTTTTGAACCAAGAGCAAAAAGGGGAATGCCGTTTTAG
- the disA gene encoding DNA integrity scanning diadenylate cyclase DisA, producing MDHSSKTAFINDVLKLVSPGTPLREGIDNVLRAKTGGLIVLGYNNEMMNIVDGGFFINCEFSPAYLYELAKMDGAIILSEDSSRILYANTQLVPNSTISSTETGIRHRTAERVARQTGNLVISISQRRNVITLYQGEYRYSLKDIGVILTKANQAIQTLEKYKSVLDQGITNLGALEFEELVTFQEVSQVIHRVEMVLRIKSEILNYVNELGDEGRLISMQLEELVSNVEKEAGLLIKDYVKDPNQDEHLILRQMKKLSNDELLDDQVIVKLLGYAKNINLSEHTITPRGFRILHKIPRLPSIVVENLVQKFEDIRQIMRASIEELDEVDGIGEARARKIKEGLTRIQEQLFIDRHI from the coding sequence TTGGATCATAGTAGTAAAACAGCATTTATAAATGATGTTTTAAAATTAGTGTCTCCAGGAACGCCATTAAGGGAAGGCATTGATAATGTATTAAGGGCCAAGACTGGTGGTCTGATTGTATTAGGATATAACAATGAAATGATGAATATCGTCGACGGTGGATTTTTTATAAATTGTGAATTTTCACCCGCGTACTTATATGAGTTAGCAAAAATGGATGGTGCTATCATTTTAAGTGAAGATAGCTCGCGAATATTATATGCGAATACCCAGTTGGTACCTAACTCAACTATTTCATCTACTGAAACTGGGATTAGGCACCGCACAGCAGAGCGAGTTGCCCGCCAAACAGGAAATTTAGTGATCTCTATTTCACAAAGAAGAAATGTCATTACACTTTATCAAGGTGAATATCGGTATTCATTAAAGGACATCGGGGTAATTTTAACAAAGGCAAATCAGGCAATTCAAACATTGGAAAAATATAAGTCTGTACTAGATCAAGGGATTACAAATTTAGGTGCACTTGAGTTCGAGGAATTAGTGACTTTTCAAGAGGTATCCCAAGTAATCCATCGTGTTGAAATGGTTCTGCGAATAAAAAGTGAGATCTTAAACTATGTAAATGAGTTAGGTGATGAAGGTAGACTAATCTCAATGCAGCTAGAGGAGCTTGTATCAAATGTTGAAAAAGAAGCAGGATTGCTAATTAAGGATTATGTGAAAGACCCTAATCAAGATGAGCACCTTATCTTAAGACAAATGAAGAAGTTATCTAATGATGAACTGTTAGATGATCAAGTAATTGTCAAGCTATTAGGGTACGCCAAGAATATTAATTTATCTGAGCATACCATTACGCCACGTGGGTTTAGAATTCTACATAAAATACCGCGGCTCCCGTCAATTGTAGTTGAAAATCTGGTTCAAAAGTTTGAAGATATTAGACAAATTATGCGTGCTTCAATCGAAGAGCTTGACGAAGTTGATGGGATCGGTGAGGCGCGAGCCAGAAAGATTAAAGAAGGTTTAACTAGAATTCAGGAACAACTATTTATTGACCGCCATATCTGA
- a CDS encoding PIN/TRAM domain-containing protein, protein MDCKAFFVILGGTLGYLFVPDLIQILNFGGLPNWVTNSFVGAGIGAIIFYLSSFWITDYIVGLIRLVEEKLVKAPVTDVLFGTMGIIFGLIVAFLIVLPLNTIPVLSTILPIFLTLLLGYLGYQVGFKKRDELINLFTKKNDRKKDTDEVEKERHGVELKILDTSVIIDGRIADICQTGFLEGTLVIPQFVLEELQHIADSSDVLKRNRGRRGLDILNKIQKELSINVEIYEGDFDDIQEVDSKLVKLAKLVSGLVVTNDFNLNKVCDLQGVPVLNINDLANAVKPIVLPGEELHVQVIKDGKEHNQGIAYLDDGTMIVVEGGRDYISKHIDVIVTSVLQTSAGRMIFAKPKLLEKAL, encoded by the coding sequence ATGGATTGTAAAGCTTTCTTTGTTATTTTGGGTGGAACATTAGGATATTTATTTGTTCCAGACTTAATACAGATCTTAAATTTTGGTGGCTTACCAAATTGGGTAACTAACTCATTTGTAGGTGCTGGAATTGGTGCAATTATATTTTATTTATCATCATTTTGGATTACTGATTATATTGTGGGGCTAATCCGCCTAGTGGAGGAAAAATTAGTTAAAGCACCTGTAACAGATGTTCTATTTGGAACCATGGGGATTATCTTTGGACTTATTGTAGCATTTTTAATTGTCTTACCACTTAATACAATTCCTGTTTTAAGTACAATTTTACCAATATTTTTAACTTTATTATTAGGCTATTTAGGTTATCAAGTTGGCTTCAAAAAGCGTGACGAGTTAATAAACTTGTTCACTAAGAAAAATGATAGAAAAAAAGATACTGATGAAGTAGAGAAAGAAAGACACGGTGTTGAACTAAAAATATTAGATACAAGTGTTATTATTGATGGACGAATTGCTGATATTTGTCAAACTGGTTTCTTGGAGGGAACATTGGTCATTCCTCAATTTGTCCTTGAAGAACTCCAGCATATCGCTGATTCTTCTGATGTACTAAAAAGAAATCGTGGACGTCGTGGTCTAGATATATTAAATAAAATTCAAAAAGAGCTATCCATAAATGTTGAAATTTACGAAGGAGACTTCGACGATATTCAAGAGGTTGATAGCAAATTAGTCAAGTTGGCAAAATTGGTCTCTGGGCTTGTTGTAACAAATGATTTTAACTTAAACAAGGTTTGTGACCTTCAAGGTGTACCGGTACTAAATATTAACGATTTAGCTAATGCGGTGAAACCAATTGTTCTTCCTGGTGAAGAATTACATGTTCAAGTCATTAAAGATGGAAAAGAACATAACCAGGGAATTGCTTACTTGGATGACGGGACAATGATCGTTGTAGAGGGCGGCCGTGATTACATTAGTAAACACATTGATGTTATTGTTACTAGTGTACTCCAGACCTCCGCTGGAAGAATGATCTTCGCAAAACCAAAGTTATTAGAAAAAGCACTTTAA
- the ispD gene encoding 2-C-methyl-D-erythritol 4-phosphate cytidylyltransferase codes for MKYSVVIPAAGQGKRMNLKRNKQFLLLENKPVIIHTLEIFQNDDWCEEIIVVANPNEIDEIAQLIHTYGITKVKRIANGGAERQHSVYNGLKVVSKSEIALIHDGARPFVSEDLIHKLVEETEKSEAAILAVPIKDTVKESDGYNISRTVDRANLWSAQTPQAFALKTILAAHKWAEKNGFLGTDDASLLEAIQKDVSIVHGEYFNIKLTTPEDIVFAHSILQVKRGEK; via the coding sequence ATGAAGTATTCGGTAGTAATCCCTGCAGCAGGCCAAGGAAAAAGAATGAACCTAAAAAGAAACAAACAGTTTTTGCTATTAGAAAATAAACCAGTTATCATTCATACCTTAGAAATATTTCAAAATGATGATTGGTGTGAAGAAATAATCGTTGTTGCAAATCCTAATGAAATAGACGAAATAGCACAGTTAATACATACATATGGAATTACTAAGGTGAAAAGAATCGCAAACGGTGGTGCAGAGCGACAACATAGTGTTTATAACGGTTTAAAAGTCGTAAGTAAATCAGAGATTGCTCTCATCCATGATGGGGCACGTCCTTTCGTTTCTGAAGACCTAATTCACAAGCTTGTTGAAGAAACGGAAAAAAGTGAAGCGGCTATATTAGCAGTACCAATTAAAGATACTGTGAAAGAAAGTGATGGATATAACATTTCGCGCACAGTTGATCGAGCAAATTTATGGTCTGCCCAAACACCACAAGCGTTTGCTTTAAAAACTATTTTAGCCGCACATAAATGGGCTGAAAAAAATGGCTTTTTAGGGACTGATGATGCTAGTTTGCTGGAAGCAATTCAAAAAGATGTTTCGATTGTGCATGGGGAATATTTTAATATTAAACTTACAACGCCAGAAGATATTGTGTTTGCACATTCAATTTTACAAGTTAAGCGAGGAGAGAAGTAA
- the ispF gene encoding 2-C-methyl-D-erythritol 2,4-cyclodiphosphate synthase, with protein MMRIGQGYDVHQLVEGRPLIIGGIEIPHEKGLLGHSDADVLLHTVADAVLGAIAQGDIGKHFPDTDPAYKGADSAKLLSHVWELVKKQGYKLGNIDCTIIAQRPKMAPHIPAMKERISELLEAELDQVNVKATTTEKLGFCGREEGIAAMATVLLVKS; from the coding sequence ATGATGAGAATTGGACAAGGTTATGATGTTCACCAATTGGTAGAAGGAAGACCATTAATAATTGGTGGAATTGAAATTCCTCATGAAAAAGGTTTGTTAGGACATTCAGACGCAGACGTTTTATTACATACTGTTGCTGATGCAGTCTTAGGAGCTATTGCCCAAGGAGATATAGGTAAGCATTTTCCTGACACAGATCCAGCATATAAAGGTGCAGATTCAGCCAAGCTCTTATCTCACGTTTGGGAGCTAGTCAAGAAACAAGGCTATAAGCTAGGCAATATTGATTGCACAATCATTGCCCAAAGACCAAAAATGGCGCCCCACATTCCCGCGATGAAAGAAAGAATTAGTGAACTACTTGAGGCTGAGTTAGACCAAGTAAACGTAAAAGCAACAACGACAGAAAAACTAGGTTTTTGTGGTAGAGAAGAAGGAATTGCAGCTATGGCAACGGTGTTATTAGTTAAAAGTTAA
- the gltX gene encoding glutamate--tRNA ligase, with product MSKQVRVRFAPSPTGHLHIGGARSALFNYLFARNQGGKFIVRIEDTDQARNVETAQEKLLESMKWLGIEWDESVDVGGEYGPYRCMDRIDIYKDYIEKLIESGKAYYCYMTEEESEKEREEQLSRGETPKYSGRDRHLTAEQRAAYENEGRKPVVRFLVPEGQEVVVDDAIRGRVSFETDGIGDFIIARRDGIPMYNFAVVVDDHLMEISHVIRGEEHLSNAPRQVLLYEAFGWETPKFAHASLILNQDRQKMSKRDESIIQFVEQYRDLGYLPDALVNFLSLLGWSPVGEEEIFTKEELIEQFSLERVSKAPAVFDTQKLEWMNNQYMKKANGDQVVELALPHLISSGKLPVEMSEEQIAWARDLILLHQEKMSYGAEIVELTELFFKTEIDYNEEAKVVLAEEQVPAVIAEFKSQLEMLTSFTADDIKAATKATQKATGQKGKQLFMPIRVATTGQTHGPDLPQAISLLGKEIVLNRLQSLL from the coding sequence ATGTCAAAACAAGTAAGAGTTCGCTTTGCTCCAAGTCCAACGGGGCATCTGCATATTGGTGGAGCAAGATCTGCTCTTTTTAATTATTTATTTGCTAGAAATCAAGGTGGTAAATTTATCGTTCGTATTGAAGATACAGACCAAGCAAGAAATGTTGAAACTGCTCAAGAAAAACTGCTTGAAAGCATGAAGTGGTTAGGAATTGAGTGGGATGAAAGCGTAGATGTTGGTGGAGAGTACGGTCCTTATCGCTGCATGGACAGAATAGATATTTACAAAGACTATATTGAGAAGTTAATTGAAAGTGGCAAAGCATACTATTGTTACATGACGGAAGAAGAAAGTGAAAAAGAACGTGAAGAGCAATTATCAAGAGGTGAAACTCCTAAATATAGTGGACGAGATCGTCATTTAACAGCTGAACAAAGGGCTGCGTATGAAAATGAAGGTCGTAAGCCAGTAGTACGCTTTTTAGTTCCAGAAGGACAAGAAGTAGTTGTTGATGATGCGATTCGAGGTCGAGTAAGTTTTGAAACAGACGGTATTGGTGATTTTATCATCGCTCGACGTGATGGAATTCCAATGTACAACTTTGCGGTAGTTGTTGATGACCACCTAATGGAAATTTCCCATGTTATTCGTGGTGAAGAACATTTATCAAATGCACCTCGTCAAGTATTACTATACGAAGCATTCGGTTGGGAAACACCAAAGTTTGCACACGCATCACTAATCTTAAATCAAGATCGTCAAAAAATGAGTAAGCGTGATGAGTCAATCATTCAATTTGTTGAACAATATCGTGATTTAGGTTATTTACCTGACGCACTTGTCAACTTTTTATCGCTTCTTGGTTGGTCTCCTGTTGGAGAAGAGGAGATTTTTACTAAGGAAGAATTGATTGAGCAATTTAGCCTCGAAAGAGTTTCTAAAGCACCAGCTGTTTTTGATACACAAAAACTCGAGTGGATGAATAATCAATATATGAAGAAGGCGAATGGAGATCAAGTTGTGGAACTAGCATTGCCACACTTAATTAGTAGTGGTAAACTTCCTGTAGAGATGTCAGAGGAACAAATAGCCTGGGCTCGAGACTTGATTTTACTTCACCAAGAAAAAATGAGTTATGGAGCAGAAATTGTTGAGTTAACAGAGTTGTTCTTTAAGACAGAAATTGATTATAATGAAGAAGCAAAAGTAGTTTTAGCTGAGGAGCAAGTACCTGCTGTAATAGCGGAATTTAAATCTCAGTTAGAAATGTTAACTTCATTTACTGCTGATGATATTAAAGCAGCTACGAAAGCTACGCAAAAAGCAACTGGACAAAAAGGTAAGCAATTATTTATGCCAATCCGTGTAGCTACAACTGGGCAAACGCATGGTCCAGATCTACCGCAAGCGATTAGCTTATTAGGAAAAGAAATTGTTCTAAACAGATTACAGAGTTTATTATAG
- the cysE gene encoding serine O-acetyltransferase: MFKTLRNDIDVVFEQDPAARSKLEVIFTYSGLHAIWGHRIAHWFWKKRMFFLARLLSQISRFFTGIEIHPGAVIGQRLFIDHGTGVVIGETCEIGDNVTIYQGVTLGGTGKEKGKRHPTIEDNVLIASGAKILGSMTIGKNSRIGAGSVVLKEVPANSTVVGIPGRVVMQDGVKIRRDLDHINLPDPVADKFKELEEELKRLRSEIELLKQK, encoded by the coding sequence TTGTTTAAAACATTAAGAAACGACATTGATGTTGTTTTTGAGCAAGATCCGGCAGCGAGAAGCAAACTTGAAGTAATTTTTACTTATTCAGGACTTCATGCGATATGGGGCCATAGAATTGCCCACTGGTTTTGGAAAAAGCGAATGTTCTTTCTGGCAAGGCTACTTTCGCAGATTTCCCGCTTTTTTACAGGAATTGAAATCCATCCAGGCGCTGTCATTGGTCAAAGGCTGTTTATTGACCATGGAACAGGAGTTGTTATTGGGGAAACGTGCGAGATTGGAGATAACGTTACGATTTATCAAGGAGTTACCTTAGGCGGGACTGGTAAAGAGAAGGGGAAACGTCACCCGACAATTGAAGATAATGTCTTGATTGCTTCAGGAGCAAAAATTTTAGGGTCGATGACAATTGGAAAGAATTCACGAATAGGGGCAGGTTCTGTAGTGCTTAAAGAAGTGCCAGCAAACTCTACTGTAGTTGGCATTCCGGGTAGAGTCGTGATGCAAGATGGCGTTAAAATACGCCGTGACCTAGATCATATCAATTTGCCAGACCCTGTTGCAGATAAATTTAAAGAGTTAGAAGAAGAACTAAAACGACTTAGAAGCGAGATTGAATTGTTGAAACAAAAATAG
- the cysS gene encoding cysteine--tRNA ligase, producing MSIKVYNTLSRQKEIFQPIEEGKVKMYVCGPTVYNYIHIGNARPAIIFDMVRRYFEFRGYDVKYVSNFTDVDDKLIKAAKELGEDVPTIAERFINAYFEDVGALGVKCADAHPRVTETMTEIIDFVEGLITKGFAYEVNGDVYFSTRKFKDYGKLSQQSIDDLQSGARIEVEQQKADPLDFALWKKAKPGEISWNSPWGEGRPGWHIECSAMVKKYLGDTIDIHAGGQDLSFPHHENEIAQSEAMTGKKMANYWLHNGYINIDNEKMSKSLGNFILVHDIIKKYDPEIIRFFMLMAHYRSPINFNDELLNSAKNGLDRLKTAVQNLEYRLEETANLGKGEADWISQIDAEKSKFIDAMDDDFNSANAIATLFDLAKLANVYLREAHTSKDVLEHFLVVFKELADVLGLVLTSVKELLDEDIDKLIEVRNQARKNRDFALADKIRDDLKAMDILLEDTPQGVRWKRV from the coding sequence ATGTCAATTAAAGTATATAACACGTTATCGCGGCAAAAGGAGATTTTCCAACCTATTGAAGAAGGTAAAGTAAAAATGTATGTATGTGGACCAACGGTTTATAACTATATCCACATTGGGAACGCAAGACCTGCCATCATTTTTGATATGGTTCGCAGATACTTTGAATTTCGTGGTTATGATGTTAAGTATGTATCCAATTTTACAGATGTCGATGATAAATTAATCAAAGCAGCTAAAGAGCTTGGAGAAGATGTTCCAACAATCGCAGAGCGTTTTATTAATGCGTACTTTGAAGATGTCGGGGCGTTAGGTGTTAAGTGTGCCGATGCTCATCCAAGAGTAACAGAAACGATGACTGAAATCATTGATTTTGTTGAAGGGCTGATTACGAAAGGTTTCGCATATGAAGTAAATGGGGATGTGTATTTTAGTACTAGAAAATTTAAAGACTATGGGAAGCTTTCTCAACAATCAATTGATGACCTCCAATCAGGTGCACGGATTGAAGTAGAACAACAAAAGGCAGATCCACTAGATTTTGCTCTTTGGAAAAAGGCAAAGCCAGGTGAGATTTCATGGAATAGTCCATGGGGCGAAGGAAGACCGGGTTGGCACATCGAATGCTCGGCAATGGTCAAGAAATATTTAGGTGATACGATTGACATTCATGCTGGTGGTCAGGACCTATCATTCCCGCACCATGAAAATGAAATCGCTCAGTCAGAAGCGATGACAGGTAAAAAGATGGCGAACTACTGGCTGCATAATGGGTACATTAATATTGATAATGAAAAAATGTCGAAGTCTTTAGGGAATTTCATTTTAGTACATGACATCATTAAAAAATATGACCCAGAAATTATTCGTTTCTTTATGTTAATGGCTCATTATCGTAGTCCAATCAATTTTAATGATGAACTTCTAAACAGTGCAAAAAATGGGTTAGACCGTTTGAAAACAGCAGTTCAAAATCTAGAATACCGTTTAGAGGAAACAGCTAATTTAGGTAAGGGTGAAGCAGATTGGATTAGCCAAATTGACGCTGAGAAATCGAAGTTTATCGATGCTATGGACGATGACTTTAATAGTGCAAACGCAATCGCAACATTGTTTGATTTAGCTAAGCTAGCGAATGTCTATTTACGTGAAGCTCATACTTCAAAAGATGTATTGGAACACTTTTTGGTTGTCTTTAAGGAATTGGCGGATGTACTTGGTTTGGTATTAACGTCTGTAAAAGAGTTATTAGATGAGGATATTGATAAGTTAATTGAAGTGCGTAATCAAGCAAGAAAAAATAGAGATTTTGCGTTAGCAGATAAAATTAGAGACGACTTGAAGGCAATGGACATTCTATTAGAGGATACACCACAAGGAGTACGTTGGAAGAGGGTTTAA
- a CDS encoding Mini-ribonuclease 3, translated as MKLTKSKIDLQQINALALAYMGDSILDTYVRYRLIASGKVRPHQLHKKATEYVSAKAQAEVLNCLLANGFLTEEEMAVAMRGRNSKPGNVRKNTDLQTYRMSTAFEALIGYLYLLDKYERLDEIIEQTFVLIEKEEGSETNG; from the coding sequence ATGAAATTAACAAAATCTAAGATAGATTTACAGCAAATAAATGCGTTAGCTCTTGCGTATATGGGTGATTCCATTTTGGATACGTATGTTCGTTATCGTTTGATTGCCTCAGGTAAGGTGAGACCACATCAGCTTCATAAAAAAGCGACAGAGTATGTTTCGGCCAAGGCGCAGGCAGAGGTTTTGAACTGCCTGCTGGCCAACGGCTTTTTAACAGAAGAAGAGATGGCTGTTGCGATGAGAGGTAGGAATTCCAAACCTGGGAATGTCCGCAAAAATACTGACTTGCAAACCTACCGAATGAGTACCGCTTTTGAAGCGCTAATTGGTTATCTATACTTACTTGATAAGTACGAAAGACTAGATGAAATTATTGAACAAACGTTTGTACTAATTGAAAAGGAAGAAGGGAGTGAAACAAATGGGTAG
- the rlmB gene encoding 23S rRNA (guanosine(2251)-2'-O)-methyltransferase RlmB — protein sequence MGSEFIVGKNPVLEALRSGHTINKIWIGEGTQKGQVNQILDLAKENGIQFQFVPKKKLESLVDATNHQGVVASVAAYEYAEIDDLFAKAQEKGEEPFFLLLDEIEDPHNLGSILRTADAAGAHGVIIPKRRAVGLTATVAKASTGAIEYVPVVRVTNLARTMDDLKKRGLWFAGTDAAGDTDFRQASFDLPIGLVIGSEGKGMSRLIKEKCDFLLRVPMLGKVTSLNASVAASLLMYEVLRKRNPIGTK from the coding sequence ATGGGTAGTGAATTTATTGTAGGTAAAAATCCAGTCTTAGAGGCATTGCGTTCTGGTCATACAATTAATAAAATTTGGATTGGTGAAGGTACCCAAAAAGGTCAAGTCAACCAAATCCTTGATCTTGCAAAGGAAAATGGCATTCAGTTTCAATTTGTTCCAAAGAAGAAGCTAGAGTCATTAGTCGATGCAACAAATCACCAAGGAGTTGTTGCATCAGTTGCAGCATATGAATATGCTGAGATCGATGATTTATTTGCAAAAGCACAAGAAAAAGGGGAAGAACCTTTCTTTTTGTTATTGGATGAAATTGAGGACCCACATAATTTAGGTTCTATTCTTCGTACTGCTGATGCAGCCGGTGCACACGGTGTGATTATCCCCAAACGTCGTGCGGTGGGGCTTACTGCCACTGTTGCAAAAGCTTCGACAGGGGCAATTGAGTACGTACCCGTTGTGAGAGTGACTAACTTAGCGAGAACGATGGATGATTTAAAAAAGCGTGGTTTGTGGTTTGCTGGTACAGATGCCGCAGGAGATACAGATTTTAGACAGGCTAGTTTTGACTTACCGATTGGACTTGTTATTGGAAGCGAAGGAAAAGGAATGAGTCGTTTAATCAAGGAAAAATGTGACTTTTTACTACGCGTACCGATGCTTGGTAAGGTTACTTCGTTAAATGCATCTGTTGCTGCTAGTCTGTTGATGTATGAGGTTCTTAGGAAGCGTAACCCCATAGGAACGAAGTAA
- a CDS encoding NYN domain-containing protein — protein MREILLVDGYNIIGDWPELKLLKKNDLEGARDLLVEKMAEYQAYSGMEVIIIFDAHMVSGIGKKYKNFRLEIIYTRENETADERIEKLVKKLKRIDTQVYVATSDFVEQSVTFGYGALRKSARELRTEMSVVEQGIKKEVKKSKKREKQTKIPISAEMAEIFEKWRRGDM, from the coding sequence ATGAGAGAGATACTTCTCGTTGATGGCTATAACATAATTGGGGATTGGCCAGAATTAAAGCTGTTAAAAAAGAATGACTTAGAAGGTGCCAGAGACCTACTAGTTGAAAAAATGGCTGAATACCAAGCATACAGTGGTATGGAGGTTATCATTATTTTTGATGCTCATATGGTTTCTGGCATTGGCAAGAAATATAAGAATTTTAGATTAGAAATTATCTACACTAGGGAAAATGAGACAGCTGATGAACGAATTGAAAAATTAGTAAAAAAGCTCAAGCGTATTGATACTCAAGTCTACGTCGCAACATCGGATTTCGTTGAACAATCCGTTACATTTGGCTACGGAGCTTTAAGGAAATCAGCTAGAGAACTAAGAACGGAAATGAGCGTTGTGGAACAAGGTATAAAGAAAGAAGTAAAAAAGTCGAAAAAACGCGAAAAACAAACAAAAATCCCGATCTCTGCCGAAATGGCAGAAATTTTTGAAAAATGGCGTCGAGGCGACATGTGA
- the sigH gene encoding RNA polymerase sporulation sigma factor SigH, with product MSIDLKEITNADFEQMEDEYLVDYVREGDSGALEYLIIKYKNFVRAKARSYFLIGADHEDIVQEGMIGLYKAIRDFKGDKLSSFKAFAELCITRQIITAIKTATRQKHIPLNSYVSLDRPIYDEESDRTLLDVISGTRVTDPEELLINQEEFDDIELKMGEILSDLERKVLMLYLDGRSYQEISVDLKRHVKSIDNALQRVKRKLERYVELKGISI from the coding sequence GTGAGCATAGACCTCAAAGAAATCACAAATGCTGACTTTGAACAAATGGAAGATGAATATTTAGTTGATTACGTCCGCGAAGGCGATAGTGGAGCTCTGGAGTATCTTATAATCAAGTATAAGAACTTTGTAAGAGCTAAGGCTAGATCGTATTTCTTAATTGGTGCCGACCACGAGGATATAGTGCAAGAAGGAATGATCGGCCTCTATAAGGCAATTCGAGATTTTAAAGGGGACAAGCTTTCATCATTTAAAGCCTTTGCAGAACTATGTATTACTAGGCAAATTATTACAGCAATCAAAACTGCAACAAGGCAAAAGCATATCCCATTAAACTCTTATGTTTCACTAGATCGACCAATTTACGATGAAGAAAGTGATCGTACACTTCTTGATGTTATTAGCGGAACACGTGTCACCGATCCTGAGGAGCTTCTCATTAATCAAGAGGAGTTTGATGATATTGAATTAAAAATGGGAGAAATTTTAAGTGACCTTGAACGGAAAGTATTGATGTTATATCTTGACGGTAGGTCATATCAGGAAATTTCTGTTGATTTAAAACGGCATGTTAAATCAATCGACAATGCGCTACAAAGAGTGAAACGCAAACTAGAACGCTATGTTGAATTAAAGGGTATTAGTATATAA